The following nucleotide sequence is from Salvia splendens isolate huo1 chromosome 2, SspV2, whole genome shotgun sequence.
AAGAGTGAAAATACTTGTTGTCAGGATTTTACTTAGTTTTCAGACATTGATTTGCATCATGATTGTGATCATATGTGTAGGTTGTGGGACAAGAGTATTCTGGAACAGAGAAGAAGATTATAAGTGGAAATCCAACTTGGACTGCAAAGAATGGTGTTACAGGTATATATAGATATACTCCTAATCAATCACATAAGATGATGATTTAATCACAATTTGCTATTGCTTTGTTTGTGAAAACTTTATTGAAAAGATTTTAGTTTAATGTGACTTGACTTGTGTGAATTCAAATCCAGATAGAAATGCAGTAGGAGGGCAAAACCAGAGGAAGGACGACATCTCGTATTACACGGACGAGAAGGTGCAGCCCTTTCACTACAGCTCCTCGATATACTACGGTGGTCAAGATGTTTATTCTCGACCCGAGACCGCTCAGAATCCCGGGACTAGTGTGAGTAACCATACTCACTACCTGAATTCGTATTTTTGTTGTTGATGTCTCTTCAATTTTGAGAGTGACTAACTAGATCAAATTATTGTTGGTGTGGAGCATGTTTTGacccttcatatatatgatttgGTGTCAATTATGTTTTGTGAGACATGATTCAAAGCTTAAAATGATCTCCCAAATTTACTTCCATGGGTCTTTCTCTTTGTTGTGgtattgcaatcccataatctAACGCATCGAACGTTGTTTGACGTCAGTTCAACAAAGATAACGGAGGGGAAGACGACTCGGGCAGTGCTTCACGAGGGAATTGGTGGCAGGGTGCGTCGTTTATTTTGCGCGATGTGATAAAATATGCAATCTAGTATTTAAAGAATAAGATGGAATCCATTGATGGAATGCTCTAAATTATTTTATGAATGCATCATATTGACTATTTTTTTGGCAGGATCTCTGTACTATTAAGACCTAAATACATGTAACTTATTAAGGTAATAATCATACTACTATAACTCATTCTTGATTAGATGATTGCAACCTCTATGattatcataattttatttttggtctTCTCTGCAGGCATAAATATATTAAGCAGTGCTCCTTATAATGAAGAAACCAGATGTTTGGTGACAGTTATTATATCAAAACGCCAGCTTCTCTTAGCCGCAGTCAATATTTTGTAACTGTAGCCGAGTAAACTTCATTTGTTCCCTTTTCTATAAATAGATAAACCTCATAATATTGTAGTAGTGGAGTACTATAATTCATCCTTTTTTTGATGTGCAAGATATAATGAAAGAGGGAGTTCAATTATTTGTTATATTAGTAACACAAAGTAGCAATTACACAAGTAACAAACTCGTAGTTATGCATAATGATCCGATTATGCAGTTATCGACTCCCTTTCAAGGCAAGCTGTAAGCTGCAAAACCAAAcacatacaaaaaataaaacaaattaaccATATATATAGTCTTTAAAATGCTAactaattttcaaatttcaatccacaatttcaattttgtatgttaaaattGTCAATACAAagatataattatatcaatgTTGATATACTTATGTCTTTATGTTGATATAATTTATGTATGATAATATTGATACACTATATTGAAATTCGTAGTTCTGGATTGAAAACTAGTTAGTACTTGATCATGATTACTTACGTCCACACTTGAAGCCCACGGGGCGGTTAGCAATACGGCAGCGTTTCGGGATGGTGATGGCCACGGCGGGCTTGACGCCAGATGCCTTGGCCGTGGCCGAGAGTAGAACGGCACAGAGGCATTTAGGATTCCTCCCAATCCTCTTCACTTGGAGGCAGCAGCTGCTCGACACCACGGCCTTTGGGTCGCGCCCCGGGAGTGCACAGGGCGCCAGCTGCACGGCCACTTTGTCCGGGGACAGTTTGCCGCACGCGCCACCTGCGCCCTCGGTCCCGAGGCCTGCGGCTGCGAGGAGCAAGGCCACGAGGCAAACAACCTTGAAGAGAAGAGACATTGCTTTTGTAAATGGAAATGTGGGTTGAGTTTTGATGTTTGGAGGAGATCGTATggtgtttttattttatagaaGAGGAGGGTTGGGTTGGGTGGTGTGAAATGTGAAAAGAGGAAAGTGAGAAGCACCAAGTAAGTGAGTAAGCATTGAATGATTATGGTTTGTTTGAATTGCTTTGGTGTTGAATTGTGTGTG
It contains:
- the LOC121764047 gene encoding uncharacterized protein LOC121764047, with translation MSLLFKVVCLVALLLAAAGLGTEGAGGACGKLSPDKVAVQLAPCALPGRDPKAVVSSSCCLQVKRIGRNPKCLCAVLLSATAKASGVKPAVAITIPKRCRIANRPVGFKCGPYSLP
- the LOC121764034 gene encoding uncharacterized protein LOC121764034; the protein is MEGGKQTSSSLASDLFGVKDSSSSSSGIFGSMFPPPPKVVGQEYSGTEKKIISGNPTWTAKNGVTDRNAVGGQNQRKDDISYYTDEKVQPFHYSSSIYYGGQDVYSRPETAQNPGTSFNKDNGGEDDSGSASRGNWWQGSLYY